The DNA region CCGGATACTGCCTGAATAATCGGCGGTATACCCATCCGAGGCAGCTGGGTTTCTTGATGTATCCCCGGTTTCTTGTCAAAATGACAACATTTCTCCTGTATCCCCGCTCGATGGACGGCTTGATGGGGATCGGATCGGCTACGCCTCCATCAACCAGAAGCTTGCCTTCAAAGGCAACGCTTGGAGCAAGAACAGGCAAACTGCTTGAAGCGCGGACGAGCGTGAACAGAATTTCAGGCGATGGAAAGGCGTCATGATAGACGGCCGATCCCGTTAGAATGTCTGTGGTGCTGATCAGAAGTTTGACTCCGCGCGGAAATCAAAGGGCGCCGCCTTCTCCGGAACGAGTTGAAACAGCAAGTCCATTCGAAACAATTCTTTATGGGTCATCATCCGCTTGAACGAGATAATCCGGTAGTTGTCCGCCAAATAGTTGTAGGCCTCGTAAATCTGACCTCTCTGTTCAGAAATAAAATAACTGCCGATCAATGCGCTGGAGGAAGTCGAGGCGACCAGCGGAAACTTCAAGCCCCAATCGCTTAAGCAATCCAGGACTCCCGCCGTATACATGCCTCTCATCCCCCCACCTTCCAGAATGAGGCCTACGTCATTCTCTATTCTTGTCAACGGCACCTCTCCCCTGAGTGTTCATTTCGCTGAATACTAGATATTTGATAAACATAAAGCTGGAAATCGAGGAGATCGCCCCCGCGATTCCCAATGCCGCATTGTAGCGAATCCAATTCGGCAAACCGAGGGGGGCGAGCAGATCGTTCACGGTCAGGAAAGCAAAATAGTTAATTCCCAGACTTGCAAGCGACTGGATAAAAAATCTAAATCGCTGCCTCTTCGTTCCTCTCGCTAAGCCTTTGAACGTGACTCTTGAGTTCCAGAAGTAGCTGTTCAGCACGGCCATGACATAGGAGACCGCATTAAACATCCCCAACAAGACTTCGCTTGGGTCCGGTTGAATAAAGAGCAGGCTGTTCATCGTTGCTACCGCTACTGCCGTATTCAGCAAGGCGATGCATGCAAACTGAACGAATTGCTTAATATTCCGCCGCTTTATCGCATTCTCCATCAGCCCCGTTCGTTTCCCTTCTTTGCCGTTTGCCGATAATAGTCCAGAGCCTGCTCTGCGACTTCCTTCCATCCTTTCCCCATACTCGCTTGATAAGCCGCAGCTGACATGGCGTCTCTCGTCATCTTGTCTTCAAACCGGCATACTGCGGCAATAAATCCATCATGATCGCCCGGGTCGAACAAAAGACCGGTGCTTTCGTGATTGATCTGCTCGCAGGTCGGTCCGCTTCTCGCTGCAACGACAGGCAGACCGGACGCCATCGCTTCAAGCAGAACCAGCCCCAACGTTTCGGTGGTGGACGGAAAAACGAAAACATCGGAGGAAGCAAACACTGCGGCAAGCTCCTGACCGTACAAGAAACCTGTGAAAAGCGTATCGGTACCGGAAAAATGTTTTTCCAGAGCGCTGCGGTGCGGCCCGTCGCCAACGATCACCAACACGAATTGATCGGAGGCATCGAATATATCCCGTAATTTTTCGATTTCCTTTTCTGCCGCAAGTCTGCCCACATATAGCAAAATTTTCTTGTCAGGAAATCCTTGGGACAATCGTTCCCGCACGCTTGCATCGTACCGTTCGGGGTGAAATAATTGGCTGTCCACACCGCGGCCCCATAACTTCACATTGCGAAATTTGCGTTTCATCAACTCTTCACGAACCGTTCGGGATGTGCACAAATTGATCGATGCCCGGTTGTGCAGCAGACGCAAGTACAGCCATAGAAGCCCTCTCATGAAAGGAAGCCCGTAAAAGTCCAGATACCGTGAAAGATTCGTATGGTAAGAAGCCAGCAAGGGAATGCCCAATTTCTTCGCGTAATATACGCCGGCAGCGCCAAGCAACGCCGGATTGACGACGTGTACGATATCAGGACCGTATTCCTTCAGCAGCATGCCGACTTTACGGCTAGGCAATGCGAATTTTTTGGTGCGATAAAAAGGAAGCGTGCTTGTCGGCAGTCCCTGAATGCGGGCAGCGCCGAATCGCGATACGCCTAAATCAGGCGCTATAATCGTTACCTCATGTCCGGCTTCCAGGTAATGCTGTATGGACGCCGTTAAGCGTGTAACAATTCCATCGGTCGATGGAAGAAAGGTTTCTGTCACGATTGCAATTCTCATCCAGCCCCTCCTCAGGTTTTGTTGAAGCGATAGCCGGCGCCCCACACGGTATCGATATATTGCGGATTGCTGCTATCCTTCTCGATTTTCGACCTGATTCGGTTGATGTGCACCGTGACGGTCGCATTGTCGCCAATATAATCGCCTCCCCAGATTCGTTCGAAGAGCTTCTCCTTGGAGAACACGATATTGGGATGACTGGAAAGAAACAGCAGCAGCTCAAATTCCCGGGTGGTAAGCTTCACCTCTTCCCCTCGGACAAATACTTTGTAACCCTGTGGTACGATGTACAGATCCTCTACCGCAATGACTTCCTCAGTTTCTTTTGGTAAAGCCCCCCTTTCTTTGCTTCCGCTTGTCAACCGTTCATAGCGAGCAAGATGTGATTTTACTCTCGCCACAAGTTCTGCCGGATCGAATGGCTTCGATATATAATCATCCGCGCCCAGCCCCAATCCCCTGATGCGATCTACAGATTCAGTTTTGGCCGTCACCAATAAGATGGGCACATCGTAAACATTGCGAATTTCCTTGCATAATTCAAATCCATCTTTAAACGGCATCATGACGTCCAACAACAGCAAATCGTATCGCTTGGCTTTCATCATATCAAGGGCCGTAACGCCGTCGGGAGCAATTTCCGCCTTAATATGATGGATCTCCAGATAATCCCTTTCGATAGCGGCTATCTCTTTGTCATCTTCAACAATTAACACACACTTCATGGGTTCACCTCCTCCACCGGAAGTTCAATGATAATCGCCAGTCCATTCTTACTCTCAGCTGAGATGCTTCCGCCATTGGCAACCACGATTCTTTTCGCAATCGCCAGCCCAAGTCCGCTTCCCTGCGTGGCAGGATTGCGCGACTCATCTCCCCGGTAAAAGCTGTCAAACAGCCGATTCAGCTGTTCCGCAGATACTCCTGCCCCGTCGTCCTGTATACAAATGATCACTTGACCGTCCTGCTCGAACATCGTAACGGTAATGTGGAGCTTTTGGTTCGAATTGTGCTTGATGCTGTTATCGAGTATATTCGTGATGGCGCGTGTCATCTGCTCTCCGTCCATCCACACTTTCTGATCGGTACAGCTGCTATTCAGGGTCAGAACGGCATTGCCTTTCTCCAAGTCGTATTCCAGCGAATCCAGCAGCGTAACGATGAAATTCTGAATGGAAACCGATTTGAACGTATAAGGGAACGTGTCGGTTTCAAGCCTTGAGAATAAAAACAAGGAATTGATCAGGCTTTCGATTACGCAAGCTTTGCGATAAACCACGTTCAAATATTCCTTTTGCTTATCGGGGGTTTTGGCAATATCATCTAACAATCCCTTAACATAGCTTTTGATGGAGGTAAGCGGCGTCCGAAGATCGTGGGAAATCCCGGCAAGCATTTCGTTTCTGTCCCGTTCATATTTCTCGTTCTTCTTCAAATTCGCTTTCAACTGATGTTGCATTTGATTAAAGGAGTCGCAGACCTTTTCCAATTCCTCGGCGCCTTGACAGGAAATATCCTGACTGAGGTCCCCCTCCTGAATGCGCTGCGCACCGTCACAAAGGTGGTTAAGCGGAACCATAATTTTCTCGATCATCTTATTGGCAAAATACAAGCTTACCAGTATGACCATAATGACGATGGCCGAAATGATGAGAATTGACATCATTGCAAATGCGACCGTATGGCCAGCTCCGTCTTCCCGATCGAAGAACCGCGCTATGACCAATGTAACCGGCGTCGTATCGGTCTCTATCCTATTCCACCAAAGATATAAGTCGTCATCCGGAACCCAAAGCGATTGATTGGCCGTATATAGATGGTCCTGGGAAAGGTATTTGGAAATATGTGAATATTCCTTATCTCTCATGTTCGTAAACAGCGTTTGTCCGCCCTGTTTGGCATAAACAAAATATTTCTTGTCGGCGAATCGATTCATCAACTCGTTCTGAACCTCCGCCTGTTCCGAAATCCCGTTCATGTCGACTCCATCCATAATGCTCATCATTTCGAGAAAGGTTTCGTTCATCGGACCAATCTCTTTAGAATCCGTAGAGAAGAGTGCCTTCACAATGAAGACGAATATGGAGCCGATAATCAGCATGGCGACAAGCGGAATCACAACCATCAACAGATTGTAATTGAATAATCTCTTCTTTATCGTCACTTAATGATCTCCCTTATGTAAAATCGGCCAATAATCCAGTAATACTTTAATAAATCAAGGATAAAATACAGATCTAAATTCCAAAGGTAAAAGATATAAACATTTCATAAACAATCGTCGTTCCTTTCAGATAATATTGGTATTCACGAAAATACCCCAACCTTAGATAACTCTTATCTTAGGCTGGGGCGTTTGTTGTCAGAGCTCCTTCCATGATTATACACCACTACCAAGGGACACATGCCAACTTAAAAACGGTGGCCCATCACTGACCTCAACTGCAGTTGTCTTCATATCTTTCAATAAATCGGCTTTCTTGCCAAATATAAATCAATAGTATCGTTTAAATTAATCTGTCCACCGTAATCGTTAATTGTTTCTATCAATTCTTCTTCAAAAAGTATTCGTTTATCTTCCTGTAATGCCCTATGGTCTGAATAAGTTCTAAGAAGTGAAACGTAGTTTTGAGCATCAAATGTTCTTGTTTGATGATATAGCTTATAATTCACATCAATAAAACCATATCGTTTAATTGTATTGACCATTTCCAAACAGTGTTCTTCGCTGTGTACTACCGGTAGCTTTTTAGATGATGGTCTATATTTGTCATAGATTTTTTGCATTGCTATATGAAGGTCATTTTCTTTGGCTGGGAACGGACGATTCCAAAATAGTGCCAATACTCCGCCATTTCT from Paenibacillus macerans includes:
- a CDS encoding patatin-like phospholipase family protein, which produces MISTTDILTGSAVYHDAFPSPEILFTLVRASSSLPVLAPSVAFEGKLLVDGGVADPIPIKPSIERGYRRNVVILTRNRGYIKKPSCLGWVYRRLFRQYPELIKLLKNRHEIYNRTTQDIQKMDMNRDVFLICPEKPLIAGRMERNKQVLEELYMQGYKEMQQKKEALRSFLLGQESEKT
- a CDS encoding patatin-like phospholipase family protein, producing MRGMYTAGVLDCLSDWGLKFPLVASTSSSALIGSYFISEQRGQIYEAYNYLADNYRIISFKRMMTHKELFRMDLLFQLVPEKAAPFDFRAESNF
- a CDS encoding GtrA family protein, producing MENAIKRRNIKQFVQFACIALLNTAVAVATMNSLLFIQPDPSEVLLGMFNAVSYVMAVLNSYFWNSRVTFKGLARGTKRQRFRFFIQSLASLGINYFAFLTVNDLLAPLGLPNWIRYNAALGIAGAISSISSFMFIKYLVFSEMNTQGRGAVDKNRE
- a CDS encoding glycosyltransferase family 4 protein, encoding MRIAIVTETFLPSTDGIVTRLTASIQHYLEAGHEVTIIAPDLGVSRFGAARIQGLPTSTLPFYRTKKFALPSRKVGMLLKEYGPDIVHVVNPALLGAAGVYYAKKLGIPLLASYHTNLSRYLDFYGLPFMRGLLWLYLRLLHNRASINLCTSRTVREELMKRKFRNVKLWGRGVDSQLFHPERYDASVRERLSQGFPDKKILLYVGRLAAEKEIEKLRDIFDASDQFVLVIVGDGPHRSALEKHFSGTDTLFTGFLYGQELAAVFASSDVFVFPSTTETLGLVLLEAMASGLPVVAARSGPTCEQINHESTGLLFDPGDHDGFIAAVCRFEDKMTRDAMSAAAYQASMGKGWKEVAEQALDYYRQTAKKGNERG
- a CDS encoding response regulator transcription factor; the protein is MKCVLIVEDDKEIAAIERDYLEIHHIKAEIAPDGVTALDMMKAKRYDLLLLDVMMPFKDGFELCKEIRNVYDVPILLVTAKTESVDRIRGLGLGADDYISKPFDPAELVARVKSHLARYERLTSGSKERGALPKETEEVIAVEDLYIVPQGYKVFVRGEEVKLTTREFELLLFLSSHPNIVFSKEKLFERIWGGDYIGDNATVTVHINRIRSKIEKDSSNPQYIDTVWGAGYRFNKT
- a CDS encoding HAMP domain-containing sensor histidine kinase, with the translated sequence MTIKKRLFNYNLLMVVIPLVAMLIIGSIFVFIVKALFSTDSKEIGPMNETFLEMMSIMDGVDMNGISEQAEVQNELMNRFADKKYFVYAKQGGQTLFTNMRDKEYSHISKYLSQDHLYTANQSLWVPDDDLYLWWNRIETDTTPVTLVIARFFDREDGAGHTVAFAMMSILIISAIVIMVILVSLYFANKMIEKIMVPLNHLCDGAQRIQEGDLSQDISCQGAEELEKVCDSFNQMQHQLKANLKKNEKYERDRNEMLAGISHDLRTPLTSIKSYVKGLLDDIAKTPDKQKEYLNVVYRKACVIESLINSLFLFSRLETDTFPYTFKSVSIQNFIVTLLDSLEYDLEKGNAVLTLNSSCTDQKVWMDGEQMTRAITNILDNSIKHNSNQKLHITVTMFEQDGQVIICIQDDGAGVSAEQLNRLFDSFYRGDESRNPATQGSGLGLAIAKRIVVANGGSISAESKNGLAIIIELPVEEVNP
- a CDS encoding class I SAM-dependent methyltransferase; translation: MDLRLTFNEDVLNYDKMRPTYIEELFHDVIQFSNLDNSKTALEIGIGTGQATLPFLNTGCKVTAVELGEDLAKFSDQKFSKFANFNVINHDFESVVLDKNHFDLIYSATAFHWIPEEIGYTKVYQLLRNGGVLALFWNRPFPAKENDLHIAMQKIYDKYRPSSKKLPVVHSEEHCLEMVNTIKRYGFIDVNYKLYHQTRTFDAQNYVSLLRTYSDHRALQEDKRILFEEELIETINDYGGQINLNDTIDLYLARKPIY